In Juglans regia cultivar Chandler chromosome 13, Walnut 2.0, whole genome shotgun sequence, the DNA window CTTATCCAGATCTGCccaggattgggaagtagagGAGGTTACTGACTTCTTTAGACAGTTGTACTCAATGGAGATAAGAAGACAGGGTAGGGACCAACTATGTTGGAGACAAACAGCCTCTAAAAAATTTACAGTGCGGTCATTTTATAAGGTGATACTAAATCAGCACCATACTGGTTTTCCTTGGAGGAGGATTTGGAAGGTCCATGTTCCATCAAAggtggctttttttgtatggacagcagcaATAAGGAATATTCAGACTATAGATAATCTGAGGAAGCGCGGAatgattgttttggattggtgctttatgtgcaagaaagaagcgGAATCAGTGAACCATTTATTACTCCATTGTGAAATGGCTAAAGTGCTGTGGGATGGTGTGTTTGGAAGGGTTGGGCTGTGTTGGGTTATGCCAGAAGCAGTGGCTGATTGTCTAGCAAGCTGGACCAACTTTCAACTGCATACTTGCTCTCAAGTGGCAGCTGCATGGAAATTGAtgcctttgtgtattatgtggtgcatttggttagagagaaatgagaggtgttttaatgatcgggaacgcaatagggatgcattttggaagttttttatgagtactttacttagctggttctctgctattgtactcaaGGGTGGGGCTGTAAACGTGTTCCTGTCTTCGTTATTTTAAAGCTTTAGCATGttattaggtgtttcttttgtatacttcctgtgtactcgggcttcgcctattacattgtgcctaatataattctaacttatcaaaaaaaaaaaatatgtgtataGAGCTTTACCATATCAACTGTTGCTTCTGCCAACTTATAAAAATGCTTCTGCCAATGTACGAGTACTTATATCTTTGATCCTCTGCAGCTAAAATGATCCCTCTCTTCATGATGTTTGCTGGTGGTCCTTTGGGAACTGGGAAACAATGGTATTGTACTCATTTGATTTTTGATGCATAAAtaccttctttttttatcaaagcAAAAGTATTTTTCAACAGTCATCATAATACGCTACTACATATAATGGGTTTTCACTTTAGATATATATCAATCTACTGAATGGGCCAAAACTTGTGTTGAGATTGATTAACCAATGGTCCCTGTATTTATCTCTTCTTCTTGACAACATGAACATTGACTGCTCGTCATTGTGTAGGTTTTCTTGGATTCATCTGGATGACATAGTGAACCTAATATATGAAGCTCTTTCCAATCCATCTTATAAAGGTAGATATAAAAGATACTTATTTGTGTATATTTACTTGTACATTTCATGGGATTCTTTAAGCATGCTaccagaaataaaatatttgactgAAATTAATGCACTCTTCATCCCACACTGCCTTCTATTTGTATCTTAAGCTTGCAGGCCTGTGCAAATAACTACAACAATAATATCTTCTGAATTTTTGTCATTGATTTTTATGTTACAAAAGAAGCGTTGGTCATTCCCAACCCAACTTATTATGGAAATCTATTTTAACATTTCTATGAAGTGTGATGCTTTATTAGTAATATTCATATGTGATACTTTAGAATTAAACTAGGAGTTCTTCGCCCAATAGTATCCCTTTCACTTTCATTGCAGTTGCTTTTTTAGCTTCTCAAATCTGTTGTTGATTTGGCTTCCAGATATTTCTCCCAGAGCTTATAAACCATTAAGCTCCTAAGCTTATGATTTTTTTCCAAGCATCATGTAATGCTATTGTAGGCATCAACCCTAGTTTTTGCGACTTTATACTAGTTGTGCCTACTTTCTGAAACCTAAATGGCAGGCGTTATCAATGGAACTGCACCAAACCCTGTTAGATTGACTGAAATGTGTGAACAATTGGGAAATGTCATGGGCCGGCCCTCATGGCTTCCTGTACCTGACCTTGCGCTCAAAGCAGTCCTTGGAGAAGGTGCTTCAGTGGTAAGGATTAATCAATTTATCAATTTTCCCATTCCCTCTGGTAATCTGAACGTGCTGAAACACATCAGTTGAGAACATTGCAGGTTCTGGAAGGGCAACGGGTGCTCCCCGCTCGAGCCAAGGAATTGGGTTTCCCATTCAAGTACTCCTATGTGAAAGATGCACTTAAAGCCATTCTTTCATAGGAAAGTTGGCGCATTATGTGACATAAGATAAACGGGTATTCTTTATTCTTTGGGTCAAAGGCGTTAAGGCTCCAGCAAACATCAACAAATTGTGCATTCAGAATTTATTCACTCTGCATGGAAACCGTGGCCTCGTTTTTCTCGTCTTCGAACAGTTCTATGCAAAACTATCTTAGCATGCACATCATATTGTGTTGGGATTTCTTCATCGTAGGTTATTACAATGTTTCTGATGTAGATTGTAGTAATGGATACAACTAGATGCGTTTCTTCTGTTGATCCCGTAATGTACTCTCATTTAGAAATTATGCTGTACATCTCCCACTCCAATGCTTGCGCATAGGTCTCCGCGGGGGAACTTGGTAATCAGATGAAGAATCAGTAGAGAGGCTGGAATTCAATTCGAAAAAAGACCAATACAAGGAAACGACTATAGCCTTGTTTGGTTTCACGGATGGTATAAattcatctcgtctcatctcaacatctaaatattattcaaatataaatatttttcaattttaactttttaacttttttatttaatcattacaattttgccaagcttctaaataaaatataaaaaataatttaatttttttaaaattttaaaataataaaaaattatattctaacaatattttaactttattatatttttatttaactttttcactcatttctcaaaatgtcataaaacattttaactcggatcattttactattattgataaattatttcactattattcatagatttcTTATAACATCTCATCTTTATAACCGAATGAGCTGTGTTACATATGCAACTAGCGACGattcataataattaattatgataatttagGATTATGTGCTAGGATTTTATATTATCTATCATTTGAATAagggaataaataaatagtaagagtaaatttaatattatataaaacttttttataagCCTTAGAGCACTAGTAACGGTCTCTTTAAAGTTTGGCCAAATTTTGATCaggaaatttaattttataaatttagctagtccacttttcaacaacaccaaataacaaactctcaaaatctattactattatattaaaatattgattcattattaaaaaaatacacattaattctttaacattcatattatttcaatgaatataattttttaacggCTTTTTTGAAGAATCGGAGAATTTTGCAAATGGGAAAAAggcattttagattttttttttttttcctactgtGAAACTGAAATTCTAAACTCTAGAATCGCCAAATGTATATACTGTATACGACTTTCCTTTATTCTGGAATAGCCAAACTAAGTTCGTTTCTCCCACAagattgaaagattattttaaggTCAAAAAATAATTGCTAACAATTTGGACCAGCTAAATCGAAGATGATGGACAAATTTACTGTAGATTTAGCTAGTTTGGTGTAGATGTTTTTTAAGCAAACTAGCTAAAGTTTGGCTAAAATTCGACTATGCCTAATTCACTACTAGTGCGCTTAATCGTCTCTGTTAATAATAAAGGCATCGAATGTGGAATCAATTTTGttaacaaatttaatttattaattaagagaCCTAGAATCCTTCGAAGTGCCCTACAAAAAATATCCGAGATTTCTGAAATTATCTAAAGTTATCCCGTTAGGTGTTCGATTAAGCACGTACGTAACACCATGCCAAGCTTTAGGGTATTGATGATGGCAGGTGAAATGAAACCATTGGCCTTGTAGGTGGGTGCTTGTAGTTGCAGACAATAGGACTCCAAATGCGTATTGATGGCTATCACTCGCATAGCTTTGTCTCACATGACAATTATTGACCGGTCATTCCCCTTCATATGCGAGGGTGTCAAATCATGTTAACGGATTATATTCATGTCATAtcaagacatatatattatactatatagatcaatccgaacacgacccgttaagtttatcgtgtcaaaatctcaaactctaacacAACCCATTACCATAACGAGTTGACACGACACGGTCCGTTTGTGAATGCTAATAAATAAGTTAACACAACACgacccgtttatgtaaatgagttaAACATACCTGAAATtaacccgtttgacttaattaagtttagcataagtttatataaatgttaaaatcacaatatctataaaaaaaaaatataaaactaactacaagtctaaaattacaatctaaataataaaaatatcaaaattaaaatccaaataattttacttttaaatataaatgtataactatagtttttaactttcttaacgggtcaaaacTGATTGACCCGTTAAACAATCGTGTCTTAATGGGACAATTCATTTTGACCCAAATCCGTTAAGACTAAATTACTATTATCATGTTGTGTCCATATTAGATTAACGGATCGTGTCACGAATTACCACCACTATTCATATGCAACCAAATACCAAACTCAACACGGGAGTCTGGAGCATTTTTGGTACACGTGAAAACCGTGAACTGAGTTTTGCCATAATGGCCTTTTCTATAAAGATAAGCTAATAAAGCGGACCCCCATTTTCACCATCCAACCAAAACTCCTAAAATAAGGCATATTCCTACGCACAGTAGTCGGCCTACTTCCAAGATTTAATAGATAATGAggttattcttttcatttcttcatttgACATGTGAACCTACTGTTTCATCCTTTTGATAACACAACATCCCAGACGAACACATAATTCTGTTGTATTTCCGGGTCCATATAGGTACAGGTGATGGAGAACAAAACAAGTCAAGAGCAGTTGATTGTTTAAAAGTTCATCAACCCCGCAACGAGTACTTTTTCCCAGAGAATGGCTGAAACTTCGGCTCTTCTGTCTTCGGGGGCTGCTCTTGTTTACTCTCTTTTCCAGCTTCCTTCTGCGTTAGTGAAAACACATAGTTCAGAGGCTTTTTGGTTAGCGTTTTTATTGGTCCCCCCTTTAAAGAAGACAAATGATGAAACATCAGTAGTACCTTTGGTGTTTCTTTGGAAGTAGTGCGGTTTACATTTGATCCAAACACAAGCTTTCCCTGAGTCTGACGAGTGTTGCTTTGTGAACTAGATCCCGCAGAAGGCTGAGCATTACTGGTGGCAGCATCAAGTCGCTTGTCTTTGGCCCCTGAGGGAGAAATTGGTTGAGGCTGATGCATCAGAGTTTTCCCATCCAAGCGTCTCCCTACTCCAGTGAAAGGGCTGAATTTTGGTTCAGCTTCAGCTGAAGCATCTTCAACTGCAAGAACAAAAGAGGTCATTTCCTTAAAGACGTGATGATAAGCATTTACAGGATTCGATAAACAATACCCTCGATTAAATTGATACTAATTTCCTATTCAATAACAGATAAAAGAAAGCACACCCATGATATTAAAAAGGATTGCAACTATGATACGACATCAAGTGATTCTATCATACTACGAAACTTTAAGcaccaaaatatgaaaatattgaatcaAGATAATTTTCTGTCCCCTATAAATAGGTCATATGCCCTTCTTCCAAAATACATGGTACAGGAGAGAAACCACAAAGCACATTCACTCCCCATTACGAGTAAGAGTAAAAGCAGCAGCCACATCAACTGGAGAAATAAATTGAGACAAACAACACGTAACAAAGCAGAAAGAAGACATGTGCACCTTGGGTAGCCTTGCTTGGAAGAACAGGTGCAATGGGTCTTTCAGGTTCCTTGTAATCCAGGGGAGGTGCAAAGTCCACCTCACAATCTGTCTCGATGATACTTATTGCATTAGCAGGCTTTGTTTCTATAATATCTATGTAATACTTCTTGTTGTTATATGCCACCATAATACTGTCCCCGGTGGTTAAACACGAAAAATTCCTTAATGTTGTCTCTAAGCTGCATGACAAAAGCATGTAAAATCATTTACAGATCTACCACTACCTAGGCAATACCCAACAGGCACAGcaagatgaataataatttcacatgt includes these proteins:
- the LOC108986990 gene encoding ubiquitin fusion degradation protein 1 homolog, whose amino-acid sequence is MFFDGYGYHGTSFEQTYRCFPASFIEKPQIESGDKIIMPPSALDRLASLHIDYPMLFELRNDAAERISHCGVLEFIAEEGMIYMPYWMMENMLLQEGDIVRVKNMTLPKGTYVKLQPHTKDFLDISNPKAILETTLRNFSCLTTGDSIMVAYNNKKYYIDIIETKPANAISIIETDCEVDFAPPLDYKEPERPIAPVLPSKATQVEDASAEAEPKFSPFTGVGRRLDGKTLMHQPQPISPSGAKDKRLDAATSNAQPSAGSSSQSNTRQTQGKLVFGSNVNRTTSKETPKKEAGKESKQEQPPKTEEPKFQPFSGKKYSLRG